Proteins encoded by one window of Mycoplasma capricolum subsp. capricolum ATCC 27343:
- a CDS encoding BspA family leucine-rich repeat surface protein, whose amino-acid sequence MKKLLTILTTSSAVFLITVGVMLANKNSNRNLILFNKGKESKKHRIEHGVLKEIGYYREGKDIRIQFIPYNVHTIDATLPEKITSLKNAFVGNTQQIKWNKTWDTKNITNMSGVFYGQIWINEPSIKTWDTSKVTDMSNMFNGAKNFNQDLSDWNVSKVTNMNGMFQNATDYNNGNNHLKWENKLGSVKTMKKMFNGTLSFKHSLKSWKMPNVVNNEEFGLDISNHPEWKLSDSSSVSSTTSRINSPAEKPNKSENDISSSAPKEKNGDMELLSKPDSNSPNNLMQNTPLPNNESDSSLIPKKSKTSETMEDSNVRKDDNLYKIPTAGSNTIIKPNSPNAGIIAGAVLGSFTIIGTGAGVGYYYRKNLKNLYLKSADKLKPSLLKSKDNIKDFYVKSIDKTKNLYFKSKNKIKDKIAKIKSKK is encoded by the coding sequence ATGAAAAAATTATTGACAATTTTAACAACCAGTAGTGCTGTGTTTTTAATAACAGTAGGAGTTATGTTAGCTAATAAGAATAGTAATAGAAATCTTATTTTATTTAATAAAGGTAAAGAAAGTAAAAAACATAGAATAGAACATGGAGTTTTAAAAGAAATTGGATATTATAGAGAAGGAAAAGATATAAGAATCCAGTTTATTCCATATAATGTTCATACTATTGATGCAACTCTGCCTGAAAAAATAACTAGCTTAAAAAATGCTTTTGTAGGAAATACCCAACAAATTAAGTGAAATAAAACATGAGATACCAAAAATATTACTAACATGAGTGGAGTTTTTTATGGTCAAATATGAATCAATGAACCTAGTATAAAAACTTGAGATACTTCAAAAGTTACTGATATGAGTAATATGTTTAATGGAGCAAAAAATTTTAATCAAGATCTTTCAGATTGAAATGTTTCAAAAGTTACTAATATGAATGGGATGTTTCAAAATGCAACAGATTATAATAATGGGAATAATCACTTAAAATGGGAAAATAAACTTGGTTCAGTAAAAACAATGAAAAAAATGTTTAATGGTACTTTGTCTTTTAAACATAGTCTTAAAAGTTGAAAAATGCCTAATGTTGTTAATAATGAAGAGTTTGGTTTAGATATATCAAACCACCCTGAGTGAAAATTATCTGATTCATCTTCGGTTTCTAGTACAACATCAAGAATAAATTCACCAGCTGAAAAACCTAACAAATCTGAAAATGATATTAGTTCTTCAGCACCAAAAGAAAAGAATGGTGATATGGAATTACTATCAAAACCAGACTCTAATTCACCTAATAATTTAATGCAAAACACACCACTACCAAATAATGAATCAGACAGTTCGCTTATACCTAAAAAATCAAAAACATCTGAAACAATGGAAGATAGTAATGTTAGAAAAGATGATAACCTTTACAAAATTCCAACAGCAGGGTCAAATACTATAATAAAACCAAATTCTCCTAATGCTGGAATAATTGCAGGAGCTGTTTTAGGTAGTTTTACTATTATAGGAACTGGTGCTGGAGTTGGTTATTATTATCGTAAAAACCTAAAAAACTTATATTTAAAATCAGCTGATAAACTAAAACCATCACTTTTAAAATCAAAAGATAACATTAAAGACTTTTATGTTAAATCAATAGATAAAACAAAAAATCTTTACTTTAAATCAAAGAACAAAATAAAAGATAAAATAGCAAAAATTAAATCTAAAAAATAA
- a CDS encoding BspA family leucine-rich repeat surface protein encodes MKKLLTILTSISAVFLITAGVMLVNKNNLNNRIIYNSRNKKEHKVVNGRLVEIGYYVENGITRIVHIPYDVSVIAADLPREITSLKNAFVTRSNIRWEKKWNTSNITDMSGTFYNTTNINDPTIKEWDTSNVKNMSEMFSYSKGFNQDLSNWDVSKVTNMQSMFEKASDFNNGNKPLDWGYKLKSIKNMNKMFNETPSFTHDLSGWIMNQTISNNKFGLEERKQPKWKVEEKKPVNDSPAQSQPNNSSDNSLPRSNSESSSISNAEAESILPKVDENKNQSDDKKEIYAEKDKLTKDENEITKANNVIKDKETSSIKSDDSLYKIPSAGTNTIIKTNSPNAGIIAGAVLGSFTILGTGAGLGYYYRKNLKNLYLKSADKIKPSLLKSKDNIKDLYVKSKNKIKDKIAKIKSKK; translated from the coding sequence ATGAAAAAATTATTAACAATTTTGACTAGCATTAGTGCTGTATTTTTAATAACAGCAGGAGTTATGTTAGTTAATAAAAATAATCTTAATAATAGGATTATTTATAATAGTAGAAATAAAAAGGAACATAAAGTAGTAAATGGTAGATTAGTTGAAATAGGCTATTATGTAGAAAATGGTATAACAAGAATAGTACATATACCATATGATGTAAGTGTAATTGCTGCTGATTTACCTAGAGAGATAACAAGTTTAAAAAATGCCTTCGTTACTAGAAGTAATATAAGATGAGAAAAAAAGTGAAACACAAGTAATATTACTGATATGAGTGGAACTTTTTATAATACTACTAATATAAATGATCCGACTATTAAAGAATGAGATACGTCTAATGTAAAAAATATGAGTGAAATGTTTTCATATTCTAAAGGATTTAATCAAGATTTATCTAATTGAGATGTTTCAAAAGTTACAAATATGCAAAGTATGTTTGAAAAAGCATCTGACTTTAATAATGGTAATAAACCACTTGATTGGGGTTATAAGCTTAAAAGTATTAAAAATATGAACAAGATGTTTAATGAAACTCCTAGTTTTACTCATGATCTAAGTGGTTGAATTATGAATCAAACTATTAGTAATAATAAATTTGGTTTAGAAGAAAGAAAACAACCAAAGTGAAAAGTTGAAGAAAAAAAACCTGTTAATGATTCTCCAGCTCAGTCACAACCAAATAACTCATCTGACAATTCTTTACCACGATCAAATTCTGAATCTAGTTCTATTTCTAATGCAGAGGCTGAAAGTATATTGCCTAAAGTCGATGAGAATAAGAATCAGTCAGATGACAAAAAAGAAATTTATGCTGAAAAAGATAAATTAACTAAAGATGAAAATGAAATAACAAAAGCTAACAATGTTATAAAAGATAAGGAAACTAGTTCTATAAAAAGTGATGACAGTCTTTACAAAATCCCATCAGCAGGAACAAACACTATAATAAAAACAAATTCACCTAATGCTGGAATAATTGCGGGAGCTGTTTTAGGTAGTTTTACTATTTTAGGAACTGGTGCTGGACTTGGATATTATTATCGTAAAAACCTAAAAAACTTATATTTAAAATCAGCAGATAAAATAAAACCTTCACTTTTAAAATCAAAAGATAATATAAAAGATCTTTATGTTAAATCAAAAAATAAAATAAAAGATAAAATAGCAAAAATTAAATCTAAAAAATAA
- a CDS encoding Myrrcad domain-containing protein: MKKLLAILTSVSLLFLISISPTLVNNNNNEKSSISSIFYNKSSESAEHEFQPAWGIYKKLTKIGYYRDGKHIRIKTIPPTVVEIAADLPSQITSLKNAFVGNNQNVKWTVLWNTKNIIDMSGVFFNTNYINDPSIAKWDTSNVEDMSKMFSGTKSFNQDISGWDVSKVKNMKEMFHKANAFTHNLQGWSVAANVENTNFGLQDEKQPKWINTIPDSSVQIDSKTPSSSTDEISSKTSENSTPKLRESEAIIPPTVSNNQDIPPKTTEQIKSNKPIKDSNPLKNENEVLNDNKNNGLISKAKVSKQPKTDKNFYKIPSYKPNTIISKSNSPNAGIIAGAVLGSFTIIGTGAGVGYYYRKNLKNLYLKSADKLKPSLLKSKDNIKDFYVKSIDKTKNLYFKSKNKIKDKIAKIKSKK, from the coding sequence ATGAAAAAATTATTAGCTATATTAACTAGTGTTAGTCTTTTATTTTTAATATCAATATCACCCACATTAGTTAATAACAACAATAATGAAAAAAGTAGTATAAGCAGTATCTTTTATAACAAGTCTAGTGAATCAGCTGAGCATGAATTTCAACCTGCATGAGGAATTTATAAGAAACTTACTAAAATAGGATATTATAGAGATGGAAAACACATAAGGATTAAAACAATTCCGCCTACTGTTGTAGAGATTGCTGCAGACTTACCTTCTCAAATAACAAGTTTGAAGAATGCATTTGTAGGTAACAATCAAAATGTTAAATGAACTGTTTTATGGAATACTAAAAACATAATTGATATGTCCGGTGTGTTTTTTAATACTAATTATATTAATGATCCAAGTATAGCTAAATGAGATACTTCAAATGTTGAAGATATGAGTAAGATGTTTTCTGGTACAAAATCATTTAATCAAGATATATCGGGTTGAGATGTTTCAAAAGTAAAGAATATGAAAGAAATGTTCCACAAAGCCAATGCATTTACTCATAATTTGCAGGGTTGAAGTGTAGCAGCTAATGTTGAAAATACTAATTTTGGGTTACAAGATGAAAAACAACCTAAGTGAATCAATACCATACCAGATAGTTCTGTTCAGATAGATTCTAAAACACCATCTAGTTCTACAGATGAAATTTCTTCCAAAACTTCTGAAAACTCAACACCTAAATTAAGAGAATCAGAGGCAATTATTCCGCCCACAGTTTCTAATAATCAAGATATACCACCAAAAACAACCGAGCAAATTAAATCTAATAAACCTATAAAGGATTCCAATCCTTTAAAAAATGAAAATGAAGTATTGAATGATAATAAAAATAATGGATTAATCAGTAAAGCCAAAGTATCTAAGCAACCTAAAACTGATAAAAATTTTTACAAAATTCCAAGTTACAAACCAAATACAATAATTTCTAAATCAAACTCACCTAATGCTGGAATAATTGCAGGAGCTGTTTTAGGTAGTTTTACTATTATAGGAACTGGTGCTGGAGTTGGTTATTATTATCGTAAAAACCTAAAAAACTTATATTTAAAATCAGCTGATAAACTAAAACCATCACTTTTAAAATCAAAAGATAACATTAAAGACTTTTATGTTAAATCAATAGATAAAACAAAAAATCTTTACTTTAAATCAAAGAACAAAATAAAAGATAAAATAGCAAAAATTAAATCTAAAAAATAA
- a CDS encoding BspA family leucine-rich repeat surface protein yields MKKLLTILTTSSAVFLITAGVMLANKNSNKDDKIAFNQKVQNKEHVIEGGVLKEVGYYQDGNKVRIKPIRYDVTIIDAELPKEITSLKNAFSSNKQMVKWIKEWDTQNITDMSGVFYKQIWVNDQSIKKWNTSNVTDMSEMFYGAESFNQDLSSWDVSKVENMNGMFDGAVEFNNGNKHLEWENKLDSVKTMKKMFNNAPSFKHSLKKWKMPNVVNHENFGLETSHEPEWKIAVPSSISVPQKTPKESENGTNSSSSGEISKTNQLPPKTISESPNDLRKNNLLPNDEPNVSNFSNRANNSEKQLENSNKEKNIKNAEFPNAENKVIEENNNTNSSNDNYKNDTFKIPSKPNTIISKSNSPNAGIIAGAVLGSFTIIGTGVGLGYYYRKNLKNLYLKSADKLKPSLLKSKDNIKDFYVKSIDKTKNLYFKSKNKIKDKIAKIKSKK; encoded by the coding sequence ATGAAAAAATTATTGACAATTTTAACAACAAGTAGTGCTGTGTTTTTAATAACAGCAGGAGTTATGTTAGCTAATAAGAATAGTAATAAAGACGACAAGATTGCTTTTAATCAAAAAGTCCAAAATAAGGAGCATGTAATAGAAGGAGGGGTTTTGAAAGAAGTTGGTTATTATCAAGATGGAAATAAAGTTAGAATAAAACCAATTAGATATGACGTTACTATAATTGATGCAGAGTTACCAAAAGAAATAACAAGTTTAAAAAACGCATTTAGTTCCAATAAGCAAATGGTTAAATGGATAAAAGAATGAGACACGCAAAATATAACAGATATGAGCGGTGTTTTTTATAAACAAATATGAGTTAATGATCAAAGTATAAAAAAATGAAACACATCAAATGTAACAGATATGAGTGAAATGTTTTATGGAGCAGAAAGTTTTAATCAAGATTTATCAAGCTGAGATGTTTCTAAAGTAGAAAATATGAATGGAATGTTCGATGGAGCAGTTGAATTTAATAATGGAAATAAACATTTGGAGTGAGAAAACAAACTTGATTCAGTAAAAACAATGAAAAAAATGTTTAATAACGCCCCATCTTTTAAACATAGTTTAAAAAAATGAAAAATGCCCAATGTTGTTAATCATGAAAATTTTGGTTTGGAAACATCGCATGAACCTGAGTGAAAAATAGCTGTACCATCTTCTATTTCTGTACCACAAAAAACTCCTAAAGAATCAGAGAATGGTACTAATTCTTCATCATCTGGAGAAATAAGTAAGACAAATCAATTGCCACCAAAAACAATTTCAGAGTCACCTAATGATTTAAGAAAAAATAATTTATTACCAAATGATGAACCAAATGTCTCTAATTTTTCTAATCGAGCTAATAATTCAGAAAAACAATTAGAAAATTCTAATAAGGAAAAAAATATAAAAAATGCAGAATTTCCTAATGCAGAAAATAAAGTAATAGAGGAAAATAACAATACAAATAGCAGTAATGATAATTATAAAAATGACACTTTTAAAATTCCATCAAAACCAAATACAATAATTTCTAAATCAAACTCTCCTAATGCTGGAATAATTGCAGGAGCAGTTTTAGGTAGTTTTACTATTATAGGAACTGGTGTTGGACTTGGATATTATTATCGTAAAAATTTAAAGAACTTATATTTAAAATCAGCAGATAAACTAAAACCTTCACTTTTAAAATCAAAAGATAACATAAAAGATTTTTATGTTAAATCAATAGATAAAACAAAAAATCTCTACTTTAAATCAAAGAATAAAATAAAAGATAAAATAGCAAAAATTAAATCTAAAAAATAG
- a CDS encoding alpha/beta hydrolase: MKKPKNRDFEKKLGKKIFKAAKKPFRLIYWLAGNLTVLKSNKKLGYISKIDDINKLNKIMKYYYKRDELVLYDDNKIEDISFLTSDNVKIKGIKFITNKNSKKWIISSHWFAGEKYLGLIHTKAFIELGYNILSFDFRNHGDSEQTEVISMGLFESRDLISAINYLINNNEVETLGLFGMSMGAYICNYVAINHKELLDKANVKFIISDSTYGSIESLLYKNWKERLHILINKRLARKIINKTIDLQTLATNHDQKELNLFDMYENQKMIPANAPILFIHGCNDQITPHTDSLRLFINRSIYNSDDELLIYNSCNHCFSFKEHYYQTIYRILMFENKIIKDNNTTKLALDKMGISDEIINNNFNEIKEVSTFYFSKNKSNEF; this comes from the coding sequence ATGAAAAAACCAAAAAATAGAGATTTTGAAAAAAAGCTAGGTAAAAAAATTTTTAAAGCTGCTAAAAAGCCTTTTAGACTTATTTATTGACTTGCGGGTAATTTAACTGTACTTAAGTCAAATAAAAAGCTAGGATATATTAGTAAAATTGATGATATTAACAAACTAAATAAAATCATGAAATACTATTATAAAAGAGATGAATTAGTATTATATGATGATAATAAAATAGAAGATATTAGTTTTTTAACTAGTGATAATGTAAAAATTAAAGGTATTAAATTTATTACTAATAAAAATAGTAAAAAATGAATTATTAGTTCACATTGATTTGCTGGAGAAAAATATTTAGGATTAATTCACACTAAAGCTTTTATAGAACTTGGGTATAACATATTATCTTTTGATTTTAGAAATCATGGTGATTCTGAACAAACTGAAGTAATTAGTATGGGCTTATTTGAAAGTAGAGATTTAATTAGTGCTATTAATTATTTAATTAATAATAATGAAGTTGAAACACTTGGGTTATTTGGTATGAGCATGGGTGCTTATATATGTAATTATGTAGCTATTAATCATAAAGAATTACTAGACAAAGCAAATGTTAAGTTCATTATTAGTGATTCAACTTATGGATCTATTGAATCATTATTATATAAAAACTGAAAAGAAAGATTACATATTTTAATAAATAAAAGACTAGCTAGAAAAATTATTAATAAAACAATAGATTTACAAACTCTAGCTACAAATCACGATCAAAAAGAATTAAATTTATTTGATATGTATGAAAATCAAAAAATGATTCCAGCAAATGCTCCTATTTTATTTATTCACGGGTGTAATGATCAAATAACACCTCATACAGATTCATTAAGATTATTTATTAATAGATCTATTTATAATAGTGATGATGAACTTTTAATTTATAATTCATGTAATCATTGTTTTTCTTTTAAAGAACACTATTATCAAACAATTTATAGAATTCTAATGTTTGAAAATAAAATTATTAAAGATAATAATACCACTAAATTAGCTTTAGATAAAATGGGTATTAGTGATGAAATTATTAATAACAATTTTAATGAAATAAAAGAGGTATCTACTTTTTATTTTTCTAAAAATAAAAGCAATGAGTTTTAA